The Paraburkholderia acidisoli genome contains a region encoding:
- a CDS encoding ABC transporter ATP-binding protein, with product MSNKSIRLSVKGVNKRFGGLQALSDVGLQIEEGTIYGLIGPNGAGKTTFFNVITGLYTPDSGEFKLDGTEYKPEAVYQVAKAGIARTFQNIRLFGGMTALENVMVGRHVRTKHGLIGAVLQTPSERREEREIKERAIELLEYVGISQYADYTSRNLSYGHQRRLEIARALATDPKLLALDEPAAGMNATEKVELTRLLDKIRADGKTILLIEHDVKLVMGLCNRMTVLDYGKVIAEGLPQDVQKDPKVIEAYLGAGVH from the coding sequence ATGAGCAACAAATCCATTCGCCTGTCCGTGAAGGGCGTGAACAAGCGCTTCGGCGGCCTGCAGGCGCTCTCCGACGTGGGCCTGCAGATCGAGGAAGGCACGATCTACGGTCTGATCGGCCCGAACGGCGCCGGCAAGACCACGTTCTTCAACGTGATTACGGGGCTGTACACGCCGGATTCGGGCGAATTCAAGCTCGACGGCACGGAATACAAGCCGGAAGCCGTGTATCAGGTGGCGAAGGCCGGTATCGCGCGCACGTTCCAGAACATTCGCCTGTTTGGCGGCATGACGGCGCTCGAAAACGTGATGGTCGGCCGCCACGTGCGCACGAAGCACGGCCTGATCGGCGCGGTGCTGCAAACGCCGTCGGAACGCCGTGAAGAGCGCGAGATCAAGGAACGCGCGATCGAACTGCTCGAATACGTGGGCATTTCGCAATACGCGGACTACACCTCGCGCAATCTCTCGTACGGCCACCAGCGCCGTCTGGAGATCGCCCGCGCGCTCGCGACCGATCCGAAGCTGCTCGCGCTCGACGAGCCGGCGGCCGGCATGAACGCGACCGAGAAGGTCGAACTCACGCGCCTGCTCGACAAGATCCGCGCCGATGGCAAGACCATCCTGCTGATCGAGCACGACGTGAAACTGGTGATGGGCCTGTGCAACCGCATGACAGTGCTCGACTATGGCAAGGTGATCGCCGAGGGTCTGCCGCAAGACGTGCAGAAGGACCCGAAGGTGATCGAGGCATATCTGGGCGCGGGGGTTCACTGA